TTATTTCGTTTTCTCTTGCTCCTCAGTGAAGTAGAGGTAATTTGAGATTTGTTTGACAGGTTAAAAATTATGGTTTTGATGTTTTCATTAAGAAGATCTATTCACTTAAACACATGGACGATACAAACTGAATgtatttcttaataatttaaatgtaatattcAAATGTCAGGGTGTCCAGGATATGTGTGTCCCAAGAATagacacaagaaaacaaacccaagaaaCACCATAGCAATTAGTATTTTCAATGAGCCACCTAATTTCCTGAAGTAAAAATTCTTTAATAATACACTTGAACTATTTTGGTTTTGAAGATAGGCAGCCCATAAGTCAATTTTACAGTAGAAGACAACCTGAAACTTGATGTGTCCTTATTGTGTGCACTGAGGAACAGCATGGGtcaatgtaattttctttttgcagGTTGCTAATTTATCCTCTTCTTTGGTTGATGAAATCATGTTACTATTGCTGTAGCCTATCAGATTATAGTTCTTGCTGAATGATTTCCCAccacaattattatttttatacagaCAACATCTCTTTGATGCAGAGAGAAGAGCTACCATGATTCCAttttgaagaggagaaaccagAATCCTGGAGGTGTCAGagtgacacagagacagaccttgGGACCCAGAGCCAGTGTCATTAGACCCAGGTCCTCCCATCAGGTGTAGCAGTAATGAACATTTATTAAGAGTTAGTAGTGCCTCTTCTATACCTTTACTTACCAACTGAATTTTTATGCATTATCTCTCCCTAGATTAATGAAAAGTGGAATTCAGTGTGAatcctgattttatttcctttgatggATTCATTACGCAGATCTTTTTAAGGCATTAACATGAGCACCATCAAGGTGACCTCTCAGAAACGAAGGGATGCTTGTCAGTTATTGCAGTGCTCTATGACTTACTAATAAAATATCATCATAAATAACTGTAAAATGACATGGAACTGTATGGGTGGCACACAAACTAAgattaaaaagtgaataaaatggGGATTCTGTAATTGATCCTGTTATAAAGGCAATTTTGACCAACAGGCAaatcatttaattcattttaatggaGGAGTGtcaataaatttagaaaaaaaacaaaataacttcaCACTTATACTTCATACAATGTattattttttccagaaattaATGCAAATACAAAagctaaaactaaaagaaaatgtagAGAAGAATCTTActgaattatataaataaatattttctcagcgTACCATCAAAGCAAGGGCCATAATTATAACATGGAATTGAATaggtaaaaataaagttaattgaTATGTTAAAAGACTGAATACACTTAATATTGACAATGAATGGTAAAGTTGGGAAATAATTGTCAAGTTTGGGGATGgtgaaataaaagtatttattttatacaaaagtCTAGTAGAAAGGGGGCagtaaatagaaatttaaaacaatgagGTAAGTTTTCATGTAAGATTGTGAAAGATGGAATCTAAACAATTACAGGCAATGTTGATAAGAAAATAACAAGGAACACTGTCATGAAATCTTTATACTTGTGTGAATAAGTACCAGCATCTAGACAAGAATTTGACATCTGTTTGTATGTATAGGCAAGAATGTAATTCAAACTGTGAAATGGTAGGAAGAAGATTTTCTAGTGATTTTCAGAATCTTATACTTATATAAGTATACTTATATCTTGATTTTGTTAAAGTTAGTTGGATTGTGCATAATTTTTCATCCAATACTGTACTCAAAACAAGAAAGGTCCATAATGTTAAACAACCATTTTTAATCCGAGTATCTCTCTGCAGGTCTAAGGTTTAAACCTATCCATCTGATTTAAGATGCTCTGAGACAATGGCAGGAGGGAGGAATAGCACAGCCATCACCAAGTTCATTCTGGTGGGATTCTCAGACTTTCCCAAGCTCAAGCTGCTTCTCTTTGTTGTCTTTCTGGGGATTTATCTCTCCACAGTTCTGTGGAACCTGGGCCTCATCGTCTTGATCAGGATTGACCCTCACCTGCACACACctatgtacttcttcctcagcaaTTTGTCATTTTTAGATTTCTGGTACATTTCCTCTACAACACCTAAAATGCTCTCGGGATTCTTCCAGAAGCCTAAATCCATCTCGTTTATGGGGTGTGTCATGCAGTACTTCTTCTTCTCAAGCCTGGGTCTGGCTGAGTGCTGTCTTCTGGCAGCCATGGCTTACGACCGCTATGCTGCCATTTGTAATCCTCTGCTCTACACGGCGATCATGTCCCCTTCCCTCTGTGTGCAGATGGTGGTTGGAGCCTATATCACTGGTCTCTTTGGTTCATTGATACAACTGTGTGCTATACTTCAGCTCCATTTCTGTGGGCCAAATGTTATCAACCACTTCTTTTGTAACCTGCCTCAGTTGTTGGTCCTCTCCTGCTCTGAAACTTTCCCCCTGCAAGTTCTGAAGTTTGTAATTGCAGTGATTTTTGGAGTGGCTTCTGTTTTGGTCATCCTGATATCCTATGCTTATATCGTTATCACAATTCAGAAAATCAGCTCAGTAGATAGCAGGGTCAAGGCTTTCAATACCTGTGTCTCTCACCTGACAGCAGTCAGTCTCTTTTATGGATCAGGATTCTTTGTTTATATGCACCCCAGTTCTGATCATTCTCAGGGTTATGACAAGATGACATCCATCTTCTATACAGTGGTGATTCCCATGTTAAATCCCCTGATTTACAGTCTCAGGAACAAGGACATCAAGGATGCTCTTAAGCGATGTAAGAAGAAGTGCTTTTCCCATTGTCACGGCTAAAGGTCTGCCAGGCTAGTGAGCCTGTTGCTGGAAGTCTTTATATTCTGCAGGGGTATTTAACATGACTATATTATCCTGATGCTCTGGTGGAATTTCAAGTGAGTTACTCCATTGAATTCCAAGACTGGCACATGCTATGTGAACCCTGTGTCCACCTCCTCTTAACCTTGAGCCTCCTCTCCTGTACCAACATGGCCTCTCAGAGCAGTTAATACAttgcttctttttgtgtgtgtgtgtgtggtaagtctttttttttttaggttctgtctgtttattttattttattttaaattttttaaaaaaaatttccgcctcctccctgcctccctttcccccctccatccCCCCACTCcgcactcccctccccttccctttccagtccaaagagcagtctggattccctgccctgtggaaagtccaaggtcctctcccctccatccaggtctaggaaggtgagcatccaaactggcaaggctcccacaaagccagtacatgcagtagggtcaaaactcagtgccattgtcctcggcttctcatcagccctcattgtccaccatattcagagagtccggttttatcccatgcttattcagtcccagtccagctggccttggtgagctcccaatatatCAGCCCcgcagtctcagtgggtgggtgcccccctcgtggtcctgacttccttgctcatgttctccctccttctgttcctcatttggaccttgggagtaTGAGTTGAGATCTtaagaacaaaagacaaaagacttGACTCTAACAAGTCTTTTGTTCTTAAGATCTCAACTGATACTTTCTTACAGAACTTCAGATactaaaccaaagaaaacagagtcaaatACAAGTTCAATGGTCCTTCTCAATCAACACATCCCTAGTAGTACAACGACTACAAAGTCTGAGACTTCAGACTCCTGAGATGTGTCCTGGTTGATTTTTTAATCATCTTGACACAAGGTAGTGTGACCCAGGAAAAGGAActgtaaatgagaaaatacatccATCAGATTGCCTGATTTTCTCCATTAAGGGTTGGTGTGGGTGGGCCCAGCTCATGGCGGTATGGTAATCCCTGAGTTGGTGGGTTTATGTACTATGAAAAAGGAGAATGAGTGGTGAGGAGTAAAACAGTAAGCAGAGTCTCcaccatgacctctgcttcagttcctgactccaggttcatTCCTTGA
This genomic stretch from Microtus ochrogaster isolate Prairie Vole_2 unplaced genomic scaffold, MicOch1.0 UNK56, whole genome shotgun sequence harbors:
- the LOC102000312 gene encoding olfactory receptor 1440 — its product is MAGGRNSTAITKFILVGFSDFPKLKLLLFVVFLGIYLSTVLWNLGLIVLIRIDPHLHTPMYFFLSNLSFLDFWYISSTTPKMLSGFFQKPKSISFMGCVMQYFFFSSLGLAECCLLAAMAYDRYAAICNPLLYTAIMSPSLCVQMVVGAYITGLFGSLIQLCAILQLHFCGPNVINHFFCNLPQLLVLSCSETFPLQVLKFVIAVIFGVASVLVILISYAYIVITIQKISSVDSRVKAFNTCVSHLTAVSLFYGSGFFVYMHPSSDHSQGYDKMTSIFYTVVIPMLNPLIYSLRNKDIKDALKRCKKKCFSHCHG